In Alphaproteobacteria bacterium, one DNA window encodes the following:
- a CDS encoding WYL domain-containing protein — translation MRFEKAEDLLNLAFAMQSSADGVSLADIEQMFEVSRRTAMRMWDAVVRVYPQTEEKTDACRIKRWRIPSATNGRHLALTPDELATLDMAAKAFNGRGLRLQAKALRSLCGKIKSFQKCEASRRIEPDLEALIEAEGLAARPGPRPKIKVEHLHALREAIKACQIVEILYRGKGKKEAEVKRVAPYGFLYGHRHYLVGGGTEKGRETSRYHFILSQIEDVTITKQGFRRDPAFNIQSYAEESFGIWKEKPVEVVWKFTPRAAEAARDFVFHPSQKISEGKDGSMTVRFKAGGMLEMAWHLYMWGDQVEVVKPAALRKMVNSHARKWEGLP, via the coding sequence ATGCGATTTGAAAAAGCCGAAGACTTGCTGAACCTTGCCTTTGCCATGCAATCGAGCGCCGATGGCGTTTCGCTGGCCGACATTGAGCAGATGTTCGAGGTTTCGCGCCGGACAGCCATGCGCATGTGGGACGCCGTGGTGCGGGTTTATCCGCAGACGGAGGAGAAGACCGATGCCTGCCGTATCAAGCGCTGGCGCATTCCTTCTGCGACAAATGGGCGACATTTGGCCCTGACGCCCGACGAACTGGCGACCCTCGACATGGCCGCCAAGGCCTTTAACGGGCGCGGGCTGCGCCTTCAGGCCAAAGCACTGCGCTCCCTGTGCGGCAAGATCAAAAGTTTTCAGAAGTGCGAAGCATCACGCCGGATTGAGCCAGACCTTGAGGCTTTGATTGAGGCCGAAGGCCTAGCTGCACGTCCAGGCCCGCGGCCCAAGATCAAGGTCGAGCATCTTCATGCCCTACGCGAAGCGATCAAGGCCTGCCAGATCGTCGAGATTCTCTATCGTGGCAAGGGAAAGAAAGAGGCTGAGGTCAAACGGGTTGCACCTTATGGGTTCCTCTACGGCCACCGGCATTATCTCGTCGGCGGCGGCACGGAGAAGGGGCGCGAAACCTCTCGCTACCACTTCATCCTTTCGCAGATCGAAGATGTCACCATCACAAAGCAGGGCTTCCGCCGCGATCCTGCCTTCAACATTCAAAGCTATGCCGAGGAATCCTTTGGCATCTGGAAGGAAAAGCCTGTCGAAGTCGTTTGGAAATTCACGCCGCGCGCCGCTGAGGCCGCCCGTGATTTCGTGTTCCATCCAAGCCAAAAAATCAGCGAAGGCAAAGACGGCTCCATGACCGTTCGCTTCAAGGCAGGCGGCATGCTGGAAATGGCTTGGCATCTCTATATGTGGGGCGATCAGGTCGAAGTCGTCAAACCCGCCGCGCTGCGCAAAATGGTAAACAGTCACGCGCGGAAGTGGGAAGGCTTGCCCTAG
- a CDS encoding filamentous hemagglutinin N-terminal domain-containing protein yields MTEGTKTQLNKPWLLATTALCSLVVFAAQAATPAPRTLPQGGSVVAGNAGISTSGANMTVNQSSSSAVINWNKFDVGSQAKVQFNQPDASSRTLNRVLSSDPSQIYGQVTANGQLYFVNPNGVIVGQGARIEAGSITATTMDIGNDAFMAGANSFSRGSATGEIVNQGTLAAAPKGYVALIGAKVTNKGTITAPQGQVAMAAGDKVTLPVTGSGLIGIEVDAASVQTAITNEGTITAPDGSVYIKAETASSLGAQIVNKGTITAKNVAMQSASGSVTTSAASVIAADNVTARAKVLDIDGSVRTFGDTAQIGLYAGYLSLRGSLEAQNANGTGGAIEAVGTQETNLFGAKLTASGMNGGGTIKIGGDAQGSGTLQRSAQTTVDKATTLKASALATGDGGTVIVWSDGKTSFAGSIEATSATGKGGNAEVSGKVKLSYQGYADLRGASGTAGTLLLDPTDFTVAASGGDMTGAALSAQLEGANVTLLSSNGSSGTAGNININDTVSWSSAFGLTLSAAADININAAITTSTGLLTLTTGSASYSTYVNANVTANRIVSTYDTILVKAETATVELTGSSPALTIAGTSYTLINNLSSCNSMTLSGAYALNANIGTATVPIGSSATPFTGKINGLGHTVTVNITASGDNTGLFGYASLASIKNIGVSGSVSATTTSYTGALVGYSVNSTILNSWSTATVHGQNYVGGLVGQNTANTSKTASIIMSYAKGAVTSETGSYYVGGLVGENLGTASGSSAVVTSSYAIGAVTGTNYVGGLIGYNYSNTSGTAPITSSYATGNVTADYYAGGLIGYNYGQSSGNASINSSYATGAVGSAAAQYAGGLIGWNNTNNGTASIELSYATGAVQGAYYLGGLVGYNYGNSSGTASIANSYATGSVTGDAGGQATGGLVGWNKINSGTAPITASYAVGAVSGGTYVGGLTGLNSGTVTSSYWDTQTTGQATSTSGTGMTTAQLKSALPSGFSAAVWRISAGTSYPDLLWKGIPQQVISGTIGSVLAGQTIQLVLNGAVLGSALTNASGAFTISVSSGAVGAGSSVLLYADNSSFTGTYVGVGTGGDMTGLALGSGGVKVTGAAATALDVTALMKSAVGGLTDSDILYTTASSSVTVGGNLAVTAFGVVSQTDALIVSGTTSVSATGSALAFTNAANSLTGTVSVAAAQSISITNNRATSLGAITASGDILVRANGSIAIESGSVLTSSAGGIDLVASGDHFINNGTGAALSAATSWHIYTASPTGNTLDGLSYNYSQYGASYGDTLLGTGNGLIYASSLATTQVSVTGAISKVYDAADTATVGLADVALTTTGLSGATYTYSVGAASYDSKNVGTGKTVTAAVTLTGITEATGQAVYGFTSSLSGSGAVGEITAKTLTVTGTTVSGKVYNGDTVATVNVGSAALAGVVGVDAVSLGTGSAVGAFADKNVGTGKSVTASGFTITGTDAGNYTLAQPTGLSADVTAKTITVTGVMAATKTYDTTAAASLNVGSATLSGVYGSDVVGLDASGASGVFADKNVGTGKGVTVTALALNGADAGNYVLTQPTGVQGTINKANLTVTGVTAGDKVYDGSLATSVDATGAVLSGVLGTDAVSLITIGASAAFADKNAGTNKSVNVYGLALTGVDAANYDVATIGVVADISRKDLTYQVANATTNKGQIQLGAVTFSGLVGGDSVGAVSELVDAGGNVVSVSASIPAGTYTQRVASLTGGHAANYHLQQTGSTFGTLVVGHAVHSVSDEKLNMMNLLGMWYDKERKTQEKPYDLQGLQVQEFLLEKGRQIELIRIPNGPKGKKIRIQKLAQNTSSRASAQ; encoded by the coding sequence ATGACCGAGGGCACCAAAACACAGCTGAACAAACCATGGTTGCTTGCGACTACGGCGCTGTGCAGCCTCGTGGTGTTTGCGGCGCAGGCGGCAACCCCCGCACCCAGAACGCTGCCGCAAGGCGGATCAGTCGTCGCCGGAAACGCAGGCATCAGCACGTCCGGCGCAAACATGACCGTGAACCAGAGCAGCAGCTCGGCGGTTATCAACTGGAACAAGTTCGACGTTGGGTCACAGGCGAAGGTGCAGTTTAATCAGCCTGACGCGTCCTCGCGCACGCTGAACCGTGTTTTGTCGAGCGACCCGTCACAGATTTACGGGCAAGTGACGGCGAACGGTCAGCTTTATTTTGTGAACCCCAACGGCGTGATCGTCGGGCAGGGGGCAAGGATCGAGGCGGGCTCCATCACCGCGACCACGATGGACATCGGCAACGATGCCTTCATGGCGGGAGCGAATAGCTTCAGCCGAGGCTCGGCCACAGGCGAGATCGTCAACCAAGGAACGCTTGCCGCCGCGCCTAAAGGTTATGTCGCGCTGATCGGCGCAAAGGTTACAAACAAAGGCACCATCACCGCCCCGCAAGGCCAAGTGGCTATGGCGGCAGGGGACAAGGTCACCTTGCCCGTCACAGGCAGCGGCCTGATCGGCATCGAAGTTGATGCGGCCTCTGTTCAAACGGCTATCACGAATGAAGGCACGATCACCGCGCCTGATGGCAGTGTCTATATCAAAGCCGAAACCGCCAGCAGCCTTGGTGCGCAGATTGTCAACAAGGGCACGATCACGGCCAAGAATGTGGCCATGCAATCGGCCAGTGGCAGCGTGACAACCTCGGCGGCCAGCGTAATCGCTGCTGATAATGTAACCGCGCGCGCTAAAGTCTTGGATATTGATGGCTCTGTTCGGACCTTTGGCGATACGGCGCAAATTGGGCTTTATGCTGGGTATCTGAGCCTGCGCGGAAGTCTAGAGGCTCAAAACGCAAACGGAACCGGCGGCGCGATTGAAGCCGTCGGCACGCAAGAAACCAACCTGTTTGGTGCAAAGCTGACCGCCAGCGGCATGAATGGCGGCGGGACGATCAAGATCGGCGGAGATGCGCAGGGCAGCGGCACGTTGCAACGTTCGGCGCAGACGACGGTTGATAAAGCGACAACACTCAAAGCCAGCGCATTGGCGACAGGCGATGGCGGGACGGTGATTGTCTGGTCGGACGGTAAGACCAGCTTCGCCGGTTCGATCGAAGCCACGTCCGCAACTGGTAAAGGCGGCAACGCCGAAGTGTCCGGTAAGGTGAAGCTCAGCTATCAAGGCTATGCCGACCTGCGGGGCGCGAGCGGGACGGCGGGCACATTGCTGCTCGATCCAACAGACTTTACGGTCGCGGCCTCAGGCGGTGACATGACCGGCGCGGCGTTGTCGGCGCAGCTCGAAGGCGCGAACGTGACGTTGCTTTCCAGTAATGGCAGCAGCGGTACAGCAGGAAATATCAATATCAACGACACGGTATCGTGGAGCTCTGCGTTCGGCCTTACGCTTAGCGCGGCTGCGGACATCAATATCAATGCCGCGATTACGACAAGCACAGGCTTGTTGACGCTGACAACGGGCAGCGCAAGCTATAGTACTTATGTAAATGCAAACGTCACAGCGAACAGAATCGTATCGACCTATGACACGATTCTGGTTAAGGCTGAAACAGCAACAGTCGAATTAACGGGCAGTAGTCCAGCTTTGACGATCGCGGGAACCAGCTATACGTTGATCAACAATCTCTCTAGCTGCAACTCAATGACATTGTCAGGAGCTTATGCTCTCAACGCCAATATCGGAACAGCAACGGTTCCGATTGGATCCAGCGCAACGCCTTTTACCGGAAAGATCAATGGCCTTGGCCACACGGTTACAGTCAACATAACGGCCAGCGGCGATAATACAGGTTTGTTTGGATATGCTTCGCTTGCCTCGATCAAGAATATAGGTGTGAGCGGCAGCGTGTCGGCGACAACGACAAGTTACACGGGTGCTCTTGTCGGGTATAGTGTGAATAGTACGATTTTGAACAGCTGGTCGACGGCAACCGTTCACGGGCAGAATTACGTTGGCGGGCTTGTCGGCCAGAACACGGCCAATACCAGTAAAACCGCGTCAATCATCATGAGCTATGCCAAGGGCGCGGTGACGTCAGAAACGGGCAGCTATTATGTTGGCGGGTTGGTCGGCGAAAATCTGGGAACAGCCAGCGGCAGCAGTGCTGTTGTAACATCAAGCTACGCCATCGGAGCCGTCACGGGCACAAACTATGTAGGCGGCTTGATCGGTTATAATTACAGCAATACCAGTGGTACGGCACCAATTACATCCAGCTATGCGACAGGGAATGTTACTGCTGACTATTATGCCGGTGGTCTTATCGGCTATAACTATGGGCAGTCCAGCGGTAACGCTTCGATCAATTCCAGCTATGCGACAGGGGCGGTCGGCAGTGCCGCAGCGCAATATGCCGGCGGTCTTATCGGGTGGAATAATACAAACAACGGTACGGCTTCGATCGAGCTTAGCTATGCGACGGGCGCGGTGCAGGGGGCGTATTATCTTGGCGGTCTTGTCGGGTATAATTATGGGAATAGCAGCGGTACGGCTTCGATCGCGAATAGCTATGCAACGGGTTCCGTCACAGGCGATGCTGGCGGACAGGCAACAGGCGGTCTTGTCGGCTGGAATAAAATCAACAGCGGTACTGCGCCGATAACGGCCAGTTATGCCGTCGGCGCGGTTAGTGGCGGGACCTATGTAGGCGGATTGACGGGCTTGAATAGTGGCACGGTGACCAGCAGCTATTGGGACACGCAAACAACAGGACAGGCGACAAGCACAAGCGGTACAGGCATGACAACGGCCCAGCTTAAGTCAGCTTTGCCGTCGGGATTTAGTGCGGCCGTTTGGCGTATATCCGCCGGAACATCCTATCCTGACTTGTTGTGGAAAGGGATTCCGCAACAAGTGATTTCCGGTACGATCGGCAGCGTGCTTGCAGGGCAAACGATCCAGCTTGTCCTGAATGGTGCGGTTCTGGGGTCGGCACTAACAAACGCAAGCGGCGCGTTTACAATTAGCGTCAGTTCGGGCGCGGTTGGAGCCGGATCGTCCGTATTGCTCTATGCCGATAACAGCAGCTTTACTGGAACATATGTGGGTGTCGGGACAGGCGGCGATATGACGGGGCTGGCGCTTGGTTCAGGCGGGGTGAAGGTGACGGGCGCTGCGGCGACGGCGCTGGACGTGACGGCTTTGATGAAAAGCGCGGTTGGCGGTTTGACGGATAGTGATATTCTTTATACGACGGCAAGCTCCAGTGTCACGGTTGGTGGCAACTTGGCGGTGACGGCATTTGGCGTGGTCAGCCAGACAGATGCCTTGATTGTATCGGGAACGACCAGCGTTTCCGCGACGGGCTCTGCTCTGGCTTTCACGAACGCGGCGAACAGTCTGACCGGAACGGTAAGCGTTGCGGCAGCACAGTCTATTTCGATCACGAACAATCGCGCGACCTCTTTGGGCGCAATAACGGCCAGCGGCGATATCCTTGTTCGCGCGAACGGATCGATTGCGATCGAGAGTGGATCGGTTCTGACGTCGAGTGCTGGCGGAATTGATCTTGTGGCTTCCGGCGATCATTTCATAAATAACGGAACAGGTGCGGCGTTGTCCGCAGCGACAAGCTGGCATATCTATACGGCAAGCCCGACGGGCAATACGCTTGATGGTTTGAGTTATAATTACAGTCAATATGGCGCTTCTTATGGCGACACGTTGCTTGGAACCGGAAACGGTCTGATTTATGCGTCCAGTTTGGCCACAACGCAGGTTAGTGTAACGGGGGCAATAAGCAAGGTTTATGACGCGGCGGACACTGCGACAGTCGGGCTTGCAGACGTTGCTCTGACGACGACGGGGTTGAGCGGGGCGACTTATACTTACTCGGTTGGCGCGGCCTCGTATGACAGCAAAAATGTAGGAACGGGCAAAACGGTTACAGCGGCGGTTACGCTGACGGGAATTACAGAGGCGACCGGACAGGCCGTGTACGGATTTACATCCAGCCTGTCAGGTAGTGGCGCGGTTGGTGAGATCACAGCCAAAACCCTGACTGTGACTGGCACAACGGTTTCTGGCAAGGTATATAACGGCGACACGGTGGCGACGGTGAATGTCGGCAGTGCGGCGCTGGCTGGGGTTGTCGGCGTGGATGCGGTGAGCCTCGGGACGGGCAGTGCGGTTGGGGCGTTTGCGGATAAGAATGTTGGAACGGGCAAGAGCGTCACAGCTAGCGGGTTCACCATCACGGGCACGGATGCGGGGAACTATACGCTGGCCCAGCCGACGGGGCTGAGCGCGGACGTCACAGCGAAGACAATCACCGTAACGGGCGTGATGGCTGCTACAAAAACCTATGACACGACCGCGGCGGCGAGCCTGAATGTGGGAAGCGCGACCTTATCCGGCGTCTATGGGAGCGATGTTGTGGGGCTGGATGCGTCTGGTGCGAGTGGGGTGTTTGCGGATAAAAATGTAGGCACAGGAAAAGGCGTTACAGTTACGGCTTTGGCTTTGAATGGGGCGGATGCCGGCAATTATGTGTTGACGCAGCCCACCGGCGTTCAAGGCACGATTAACAAAGCAAACCTAACGGTCACGGGCGTAACGGCAGGCGACAAAGTCTATGACGGATCCTTGGCAACCAGCGTGGATGCGACGGGGGCCGTCTTGTCAGGTGTTTTGGGCACGGACGCGGTTTCCTTGATTACGATCGGCGCAAGCGCGGCGTTTGCCGATAAGAATGCGGGAACGAACAAGAGCGTCAATGTCTATGGCCTGGCGTTAACGGGCGTAGATGCCGCGAATTACGATGTCGCGACCATCGGCGTTGTTGCAGATATTTCGCGTAAGGACCTAACCTATCAAGTGGCGAATGCCACGACGAATAAGGGTCAGATTCAGCTGGGGGCCGTCACCTTTTCCGGGTTGGTTGGGGGAGACTCGGTTGGTGCTGTTAGTGAACTGGTCGATGCAGGTGGAAATGTTGTTTCGGTCAGCGCGTCTATACCGGCTGGGACCTATACGCAACGCGTGGCTTCGCTGACGGGGGGGCATGCTGCAAATTACCATTTGCAACAGACCGGAAGCACGTTTGGAACGCTTGTTGTTGGTCATGCCGTACATTCGGTCTCAGACGAAAAGCTCAACATGATGAATCTTTTGGGCATGTGGTATGATAAAGAACGTAAAACACAAGAGAAACCGTATGACCTGCAAGGCTTGCAGGTGCAGGAGTTCTTGTTGGAAAAAGGGCGGCAGATAGAGCTGATCCGTATCCCAAACGGGCCTAAAGGAAAGAAAATTAGAATCCAAAAGCTCGCGCAAAACACTTCCAGCCGAGCGTCTGCTCAATAA
- a CDS encoding sel1 repeat family protein — protein MCNAYNHPSYCTCGWGGWTSFARPSDKAGNAAVNFWRSAWSSGRLARYETYTCPNYTCWICGAKVFFYHSPFGGRVFFDELGPPWPRHACFAKTDSAFIKAPEPSGYILPSAAPAFCPAAWSRDGWDPIEIISSALSDKKEDQDFYMLEVRRVAAAEGTLCLGAHLKKNIARDTPVFLRETDMIGVYEIDYLDAENLNGSGERLKAYQNANSAAAYEYWQLATLDNDPKAQNYVAMLLLFYTPFRFLKGVSVDDAPSIMEARYWLEKAASGNAIEAVCNLKRLNERQMEGKPFFRSEYQLD, from the coding sequence ATGTGTAACGCCTATAATCATCCATCATACTGTACCTGTGGTTGGGGTGGATGGACTTCTTTTGCCCGCCCATCAGATAAGGCCGGCAACGCCGCTGTAAATTTTTGGCGGTCTGCGTGGTCTTCGGGCCGGTTGGCAAGATACGAAACTTACACATGCCCCAATTACACTTGCTGGATATGCGGTGCCAAGGTGTTCTTCTATCACTCTCCTTTCGGCGGGCGCGTTTTCTTTGACGAACTTGGGCCGCCTTGGCCTCGCCATGCTTGTTTCGCAAAAACCGATTCCGCTTTTATCAAAGCCCCAGAGCCATCTGGCTATATTCTTCCAAGCGCAGCCCCTGCCTTTTGTCCCGCCGCCTGGAGTCGAGACGGATGGGATCCAATCGAAATTATCTCGTCCGCTCTTAGTGACAAGAAAGAGGATCAAGATTTTTATATGCTAGAAGTGCGCCGCGTCGCTGCGGCAGAGGGAACCTTGTGTCTAGGCGCGCACCTCAAGAAAAACATTGCGCGCGATACGCCTGTTTTTCTTAGAGAAACAGATATGATTGGCGTTTATGAAATCGATTATCTTGACGCCGAAAACCTAAACGGTTCCGGCGAGCGTCTCAAAGCCTATCAAAACGCGAATAGCGCGGCGGCTTATGAATATTGGCAGTTGGCAACCCTGGATAATGATCCCAAAGCGCAGAACTATGTCGCTATGCTTTTGCTTTTTTACACGCCTTTCAGATTTCTTAAAGGCGTTTCCGTTGATGACGCTCCGTCTATCATGGAGGCCAGATATTGGCTTGAAAAGGCAGCTAGCGGAAACGCCATTGAGGCTGTTTGTAATTTGAAAAGGCTCAATGAAAGACAAATGGAAGGGAAACCGTTCTTCCGCTCGGAATATCAGTTGGATTGA
- a CDS encoding DEAD/DEAH box helicase family protein, producing the protein MRAHEEQSGAENRCSKAVLTPYHAKYFAHEISTKKASAVVDRLTTSLFDAAVDLNPHQIEAALFALRSPLSKGVMLADEVGLGKTIEAGILLCQLWAEHKRRLIVICPAVLRRQWSIELEEKFNLPTLVLESSNYAERCQNGDPFDFAGVVIVSYQFANRYAEQMKAMPWHLVVIDEAHKLRNLFKKDNKMGRNIQAALADHKKVLLTATPLQNSLMELYGLASLIDDRIFGGIDTFKTAYVNGNPNIDDLKSRLAPFVQRTLRRQVLEYIRYTRREAITQPFRLSVEEQRLYDEVSDFLLQQDTYAIPWAQRKLVVLIIRKLLASSSFALVGTLKTIKARLEKMRETRKEEKLNLRGAFIADQDIDIEYAEDGEEEERAAPPKHKDIDIEKLNYEIEQINSFEALARSIKIETKAKALLTSLQTGFARMGELGGARKALVFTESSRTQRYLKEYLEDNGYRGKIVTFNGQNTDDLAKDIYAFWLDKNAETGRITGSKNVDMRMALVDFFRDHAEVMIATEAAAEGINLQFCSLIVNYDLPWNPQRIEQRIGRCHRYGQKHDVVVINFLNKDNLADQRIYELLKEKFQLFDGVFGASDEVLGRVESGIDFEKRVLEIFETCRRPEEIERAFTQLQSEMEEPIQSRIAETRTMLFEHFDEDVTKHLKFSMEATKKRIDTVTHHFWELTKFIYDGMFFFNDEKLIFGDDAAFIARGKRPSDGDRTPIYHYLETKAAEPVDPLATPKRGSSKVPVTGYPYRMSDLMGERVIQKGRELETPSATLLFDLSSYPHKIALLEEQRGKQGWLWLDKLTIKTFEETETLIFITCDETGAILPQEFGEKLFLLSASVEGEFSTCPHQNAAEADRSVRVAALLNESEVSNHRYFEEELDKLDRWAEDLKTGLEIELKQLDRDIREADRQSKQLISLAEKLAFQKQKAAFEKRRSQKRHELFTSQDKIDARREELINQLERQLQDSRHEVTPLFCVEWRLL; encoded by the coding sequence ATGAGAGCACACGAAGAACAATCTGGGGCAGAAAATAGGTGCTCGAAAGCAGTCCTAACCCCTTATCACGCCAAGTATTTTGCGCACGAGATTTCGACCAAGAAAGCCTCGGCGGTTGTTGATCGCCTTACAACTTCGCTTTTTGACGCCGCCGTAGACCTTAATCCGCACCAGATTGAGGCCGCGCTTTTTGCGCTTCGATCCCCCCTATCCAAGGGGGTCATGCTGGCGGACGAAGTCGGCCTCGGCAAAACCATTGAGGCCGGCATCTTGCTTTGCCAGCTATGGGCCGAACATAAGCGGCGACTCATCGTCATTTGTCCCGCCGTCCTGCGCCGCCAATGGTCGATTGAGCTGGAAGAAAAGTTCAACCTCCCCACGCTTGTACTGGAAAGCAGCAATTATGCGGAGCGTTGCCAAAATGGCGATCCCTTCGATTTTGCGGGTGTTGTCATCGTTTCCTATCAATTCGCCAATCGCTATGCCGAGCAGATGAAGGCTATGCCGTGGCATCTGGTGGTGATCGACGAAGCCCACAAGCTTCGAAACCTGTTCAAGAAAGACAATAAAATGGGCCGCAATATTCAGGCGGCCTTGGCGGATCATAAAAAGGTGCTTTTAACAGCAACGCCCCTTCAAAACTCGCTCATGGAGCTTTACGGCCTTGCCTCGCTGATCGACGACCGGATTTTTGGCGGGATCGACACGTTCAAAACGGCGTATGTCAACGGCAATCCCAACATTGACGACCTGAAATCCCGTCTCGCACCGTTTGTTCAACGCACATTACGGCGGCAGGTTTTGGAATATATCCGTTACACACGCCGCGAAGCGATAACACAGCCGTTCAGACTATCTGTCGAGGAACAAAGGCTCTACGACGAAGTTTCCGATTTTCTCCTCCAGCAAGATACCTACGCCATTCCGTGGGCTCAAAGAAAACTGGTCGTCCTCATCATCCGCAAACTTCTCGCTTCATCGTCCTTCGCGCTTGTCGGTACGCTGAAAACGATCAAAGCACGCCTTGAGAAAATGCGCGAGACCCGCAAGGAAGAAAAACTGAACCTGCGTGGCGCGTTTATAGCCGATCAGGACATTGACATCGAATATGCCGAGGATGGCGAGGAAGAAGAACGAGCCGCCCCACCCAAGCATAAAGACATCGACATCGAAAAACTGAATTACGAGATTGAGCAGATCAACAGTTTCGAAGCCCTAGCACGTTCGATCAAGATAGAAACCAAAGCCAAGGCTCTCTTAACATCGCTGCAAACCGGCTTCGCTCGCATGGGGGAACTTGGTGGTGCGCGCAAAGCTCTTGTCTTCACGGAATCCAGCCGCACGCAGCGTTATTTGAAAGAGTATCTGGAAGACAACGGGTATCGCGGCAAAATCGTGACCTTCAACGGCCAGAACACGGACGATCTTGCCAAAGACATTTATGCGTTTTGGCTCGACAAAAACGCCGAGACAGGCCGCATTACGGGATCGAAAAACGTCGATATGCGCATGGCTTTGGTCGATTTCTTCCGTGACCATGCCGAGGTGATGATTGCCACCGAAGCCGCCGCCGAGGGCATCAATCTCCAGTTCTGCTCACTCATCGTCAATTACGACCTGCCTTGGAATCCGCAGCGCATCGAGCAACGCATTGGCCGTTGCCATCGTTACGGCCAGAAGCACGATGTGGTCGTCATCAACTTTCTGAACAAAGACAATCTGGCCGATCAGCGCATCTATGAATTGCTAAAAGAGAAGTTTCAGCTTTTCGACGGCGTTTTCGGTGCTTCGGATGAGGTTCTTGGCCGCGTTGAGTCCGGCATAGACTTTGAAAAGCGCGTGCTGGAGATTTTTGAAACCTGCCGCAGGCCGGAAGAGATTGAACGAGCCTTCACGCAACTTCAATCCGAAATGGAAGAGCCAATCCAAAGCCGTATCGCCGAAACGCGCACCATGCTGTTCGAGCATTTCGACGAGGACGTGACCAAACATCTGAAGTTCAGCATGGAGGCGACAAAAAAGCGCATCGACACCGTCACGCATCATTTCTGGGAGCTGACGAAATTCATCTATGACGGGATGTTCTTCTTCAACGATGAAAAGCTGATCTTCGGCGACGATGCCGCCTTCATCGCGCGTGGGAAAAGGCCAAGCGATGGTGACCGCACGCCCATTTATCATTATCTGGAAACCAAGGCCGCCGAGCCGGTCGATCCTCTTGCAACGCCGAAGCGCGGTTCCTCCAAGGTTCCGGTGACGGGGTATCCCTATCGCATGTCCGATCTTATGGGGGAGCGCGTTATTCAAAAGGGGCGTGAGCTTGAGACGCCTTCGGCAACATTGCTTTTTGACCTTTCCTCCTATCCGCACAAGATTGCGTTGCTGGAAGAGCAGCGCGGCAAACAGGGATGGCTCTGGCTCGACAAGCTGACGATCAAAACCTTCGAAGAAACCGAAACCCTGATCTTCATCACTTGCGACGAAACCGGCGCAATCCTGCCGCAGGAATTTGGCGAGAAGCTCTTCCTGCTTTCGGCCTCGGTCGAGGGAGAATTTTCCACCTGTCCACACCAGAATGCGGCGGAAGCTGATCGTTCAGTGCGTGTCGCAGCCCTCCTAAACGAATCGGAAGTGAGCAATCACCGCTATTTTGAAGAGGAACTCGACAAGCTCGACCGTTGGGCCGAGGACTTGAAGACCGGTCTTGAGATTGAACTGAAGCAGCTCGACCGAGACATCCGCGAGGCCGACCGTCAATCTAAGCAATTGATTAGTTTGGCGGAAAAATTGGCGTTCCAAAAACAAAAAGCCGCCTTCGAAAAACGCCGCTCCCAAAAACGACATGAACTTTTCACGAGCCAAGATAAAATTGACGCAAGGCGCGAAGAGCTTATTAATCAATTAGAACGGCAACTGCAGGACAGCAGGCACGAAGTGACGCCGCTGTTTTGTGTGGAATGGAGGCTA